In Drosophila nasuta strain 15112-1781.00 chromosome 2R, ASM2355853v1, whole genome shotgun sequence, a single genomic region encodes these proteins:
- the LOC132784405 gene encoding CDC42 small effector protein homolog, with the protein MSTTGITGIIYNNPRNNKTERPLSGKVAQKMASTGEIWLQWFSCCFQQQRSPSRRPHQRLRIDRSMIGNPTNFVHTGHIGSADVELSANRLNAISTQMQSKGGYETNSIHSLHAC; encoded by the exons ATGAGCACCACCGGAATCACGGGCATCATTTATAACAATCCACGCAATAATAAGACTGAGAGGCCGCTGTCGGGAAAAGTAGCACAAAAAATGGCATCCACTGGCGAGATTTGGCTGCAATGGTTCTCCTGCTGTTTCCAACAGCAGCGATCCCCCTCACGCCGTCCCCATCAACGCCTGCGCATCGATCGCTCCATGATCGGCAACCCCACAAACTTTGTGCATACTGGGCACATTGGATCTGCCGATGTAGAGTTATCCGCCAACCGGCTCAATGCGATCTCAACCCAAATGCAGAGCAAGGGCGGCTATGAAACAAACTCGATACATTCGCTGCAT GCCTGCTGA
- the LOC132784398 gene encoding LOW QUALITY PROTEIN: regulator of gene activity (The sequence of the model RefSeq protein was modified relative to this genomic sequence to represent the inferred CDS: deleted 1 base in 1 codon), whose translation MANLNFQQPPRSIANAALTGRTTGGFGGSSMSGHVTPTSGMFQTDFATSYPGATNYGQQTQQPQQLSPNRNAQLSVGGPALSSGNRTSNLFGQRPFVERRAMQGLGSGPMSNMGNFMQSTRGGYGTGGGGGGGGPLNNFHVFGGGGSGADASTPALLDPTEFPSLTNARGQNDQTLPQSNPLQPPGSKPYVGMVKQPTSEQSEFTMSNEDFPALPGTQNSDGTTNAIGSSSGGIGNAAGGGGIGGSGIAENNLDGTEKTMNSIVVSGGGSSAASAVVGGNGLGAVGSGLGGVVVGGGGGSSGASGVGSATHVGLVGSGGGGGGVNSVTGQNAMMGVGGGLGSGAGGDHMNDNSSNDKLVKSGVQTSPDGKVTNIPASMVNNQFGMVGLLTFIRAAETDPNLVTLSLGTDLTGLGLNLNSQESLHPTFAGPFVEQPCRAQDVEYNVPPEYLINFAIRDKLTAPALKVLQEDLLFFLFYTNIGDKMQLMAASELHSREWRYHVEEKIWITRIPGINQYEKNGTKERGTFYYFDAQSWKRLSKVFQIDAEKLDKCPNVSAFMNGKSV comes from the exons atggcgaatttaaattttcaacaa CCCCCGAGAAGCATAGCAAACGCAGCTTTAACGGGCCGAACAACAGGCGGCTTTGGTGGTAGCTCTATGTCTGGTCATGTAACACCTACGTCCGGCATGTTTCAAACCG ATTTCGCCACCTCCTATCCAGGCGCCACGAATTACGgtcaacaaacacaacaaccgcaacagTTATCGCCAAATCGTAATGCGCAGTTATCGGTCGGCGGTCCCGCCTTATCGAGTGGCAATCGAACTTCGAATCTGTTTGGCCAGCGGCCGTTCGTGGAGCGTCGTGCCATGCAGGGTTTGGGCAGCGGGCCCATG tcGAACATGGGCAACTTTATGCAGTCCACCCGCGGCGGCTATGGAACAGGTGGCGGGGGCGGTGGGGGTGGTCCTTTAAATAACTTTCACGTGTTCGGTGGTGGTGGCAGTGGGGCTGACGCATCAACGCCAGCGCTGCTCGATCCAACAGAGTTTCCATCCCTAACGAATGCACGCGGTCAGAATGATCAAACACTGCCCCAATCGAATCCCCTCCAGCCGCCGGGCAGCAAACCCTACG TCGGCATGGTGAAACAACCGACGTCGGAGCAGTCGGAATTTACGATGTCTAACGAAGACTTTCCAGCGTTACCGGGCACCCAGAATTCGGATGGCACAACGAACGCGataggcagcagcagcggtggcaTTGGAAACGCGGCTGGTGGCGGCGGCATTGGTGGCAGTGGCATTGCAGAGAACAATCTCGATGGCACGGAAAAGACGATGAATTCCATTGTGGTCAGCGGCGGAGGTTCAAGTGCCGCTAGTGCAGTTGTTGGGGGCAATGGGCTTGGTGCCGTTGGCAGTGGACTTGgcggtgttgttgttggaggtGGCGGCGGCAGTAGTGGAGCAAGTGGAGTTGGTAGCGCTACGCATGTAGGGCTAGTTGGCTCTGGCGGAGGCGGCGGTGGTGTCAATAGCGTCACCGGGCAAAATGCTATGATGGGCGTTGGCGGAGGACTTGGCAGCGGAGCTGGCGGCGACCATATGAACGATAATTCCAGCAATGATAAGCTTGTGAAAAGCGGCGTACAAACATCGCCAGATG GCAAGGTCACAAATATACCAGCGAGCATGGTCAACAATCAGTTTGGCATGGTAGGTCTGCTGACATTCATAAGAGCAGCCGAAACGGATCCCAATCTGGTGACATTATCGTTGGGCACGGACTTAACGGGCCTGGGACTAAATCTAAATTCACAAGAGAGTTTGCATCCAACATTCGCTGGACCGTTCGTGGAACAGCCCTGCAG AGCACAAGACGTTGAATACAACGTGCCACCCGAATATCTGATCAATTTTGCGATTAGAGATAAGCTCACAGCGCCGGCATTAAAAGTGCTGCAAGAAGATCTGCTCTTTTTCCTCTTCTATACAAACATCGGcgataaaatgcaattaatggCAGCTTCTGAATT GCATAGTCGCGAATGGCGATATCATGTGGAGGAGAAGATTTGGATAACTCGAATTCCTGGCATTAATCAATATGAAAAAAATGGTACAAAAGAGCGTGGCACCTTCTATTACTTTGATGCGCAAAGTTGGAAACGTTTGTCCAAGGTTTTCCAAATAGATGCCGAGAAATTAGATAAATGTCCCAATGTAAGTGCGTTTATGAATGGAAAGtctgtataa
- the LOC132784404 gene encoding large ribosomal subunit protein uL13: MTGLTNRTVVIDGRGHLLGRLASVVAKYLLQGGKVVVVRCEELNLSGHFYRNKIKFLSYLRKRCNVNPARGPFHFRAPSRIFYKAVRGMIPHKTKRGQAALARLRVFDGIPSPYDKRRRVVVPIALRVLTLRSDRKYCQVGRLSSEVGWHYQDVIKSLERKRKAKLRVTLKHNREMKKLTVKARENIAKAAEPFNKIIQSYGYEV, from the exons ATGACTGGTTTAACGAACAGG ACCGTTGTTATTGATGGTCGCGGCCATTTGCTTGGCCGTCTGGCCTCCGTTGTCGCCAAGTACTTGTTGCAAGGCGGCAAGGTGGTTGTGGTGCGCTGCGAGGAGCTGAACCTCTCTGGTCACTTCTACAGaaacaaaattaagtttttgtCCTACTTGCGCAAACGTTGCAACGTTAATCCCGCTCGTGGTCCCTTCCACTTCCGGGCTCCCTCCCGTATCTTCTACAAGGCTGTACGAG GCATGATCCCACACAAGACCAAGCGTGGCCAGGCTGCACTTGCTCGTCTGCGTGTCTTCGATGGCATCCCATCCCCCTATGACAAGCGTCGTCGCGTTGTCGTCCCCATCGCATTGCGCGTGCTTACTCTGCGTTCCGACCGCAAATACTGCCAGGTTGGTCGTCTGTCGAGCGAGGTGGGCTGGCACTACCAGGATGTGATTAAGAGCCTGGAGCGCAAGCGTAAGGCAAAGTTGCGCGTCACCCTCAAGCACAACAGAGAAATGAAGAAGTTGACAGTGAAGGCGCGCGAGAATATTGCCAAGGCTGCCGAACCTTTCAACAAAATCATCCAATCCTACGGCTACGAGGTTTAA
- the LOC132784397 gene encoding another transcription unit protein: MADPNSDDESGSGSGSSRSGSRSVTPQGSAVGSPTGSRKSGSGSDRSRSGSRSSGSRSRSRSVSGSPRSARSGSAGSRRSRSRSAHSQHDEAPARSHSRSRSHSRSRSATPHSKRSKSGGSGKEDSRSNSPNLQIDDRRAASKSKSRSRSGSRTPSRSRSRSRSKSGTPRSRRTSRSRSRSGSGSGSGSEIGASRKKQSRKSGSDSDATSPKKAKKARLIDSDSDEDASPKKAPAASDIFGDADDISDDDDTAKSPAGSAARSRSRSLSKSRSRSRSVSRSRSRSRSRSRDADARQTQTTAAKELEPEPLPETRIEVEIPRISADLGKEQHFIKLPNFLSVVTHPFDPETYEDEIDEEETMDEEGRQRIKLKVSNTIRWREFMNNKGDMVRESNARFVRWSDGSMSLHLGNEIFDAYRQPLVGDHNHLFIRQGTGLQGQSVFRTKLTFRPHSTESFTHKKITMSLADRSSKTSGIKILTQVGKDPTTDRYSQLKEEEAKLRLAMRTQHKAQPKKKKAGAGEALIGGGNSSYQHDDGSDDENAISLSAIKNRYKKGGSGGQSEPKASTIYSSDDDEGSDFEARRSKKVNKAKASKALRDSDSESDAGSGKSGAAGSAASGSGSGSDNESRRSGSKSGSGSGSGSDSGSGSGSDNDD; encoded by the exons atggcTGATCCGAATTCAGATGATGAAAGTG GTTCCGGTTCTGGAAGCAGTCGAAGTGGCAGTCGAAGCGTCACTCCGCAAGGCAGCGCAGTGGG CTCACCAACAGGCAGTCGCAAGTCAGGGAGTGGCAGCGATCGATCGCGCTCTGGCTCCAGATCCTCTGGATCGCGGTCTCGATCACGTTCCGTATCGGGATCACCTCGCAGTGCTCGGTCTGGCTCAGCTGGCAGTCGGCGGTCTCGCTCCAGATCAGCACACAGCCAGCATGATGAGGCTCCGGCTCGTTCCCACTCTCGATCTCGCTCCCACTCTCGTTCCCGCAGCGCAACTCCACACAGCAAGCGCTCCAAGTCGGGCGGCAGTGGCAAAGAGGATTCACGATCAAATTCGCCAAACCTGCAAATTGATGACCGGCGTGCCGCATCGAAGAGCAagagtcgcagtcgcagtggCAGTCGAACCCCGTCTCGATCAAGATCGCGTTCGCGCTCAAAGTCTGGAACACCGCGTTCCAGGCGCACATCGCGTAGCAGGAGCCGAAGCGGATCAGGCTCTGGATCTGGCAGTGAAATAGGCGCGTCCCGGAAGAAGCAGAGCCGCAAaagcggcagcgacagcgatgCAACATCGCCGAAAAAAGCGAAGAAGGCACGCTTGATTGACTCTGACAGCGATGAGGATGCATCG CCTAAGAAAGCTCCCGCAGCTTCGGACATCTTTGGCGATGCGGATGACATCAGTGACGATGACGATACGGCCAAATCTCCAGCGGGCAGCGCAGCACGCTCACGTAGCCGCAGTCTGAGCAAGTCTCGATCTCGTAGTCGTTCCGTTAGCCGCTCCCGCAGCCGTTCTCGCTCACGTTCCCGTGACGCAGATGCGCGACAAACACAGACAACAGCTGCCAAGGAGCTCGAGCCGGAACCTTTACCCGAGACGCGCATCGAAGTAGAAATTCCACGCATATCCGCTGATCTTGGGAAAGAGCAGCATTTCATCAAATTGCCCAATTTTTTATCCGTTGTTACACATCCATTCGATCCCGAGACGTACGAGGATGAAATCGACGAGGAAGAAACCATGGATGAAGAAGGTCGTCAGCGCATCAAGCTCAAAGTGAGCAACACGATTCGATGGCGTGAGTTTATGAATAACAAAGGCGACATGGTTCGCGAGTCGAACGCTCGCTTCGTTCGCTGGTCTGATGGCAGCATGAGTCTGCACTTGGGCAATGAGATTTTCGATGCCTATCGCCAGCCGCTGGTTGGCGATCACAACCATTTGTTTATTCGCCAAGGCACCGGTCTCCAGGGACAGTCGGTATTCCGGACGAAGCTCACATTCCGTCCGCACTCGACCGAATCGTTTACCCACAAGAAGATTACCATGTCTCTCGCGGATCGATCGAGCAAAACGAGTGGCATTAAGATACTCACTCAGGTTGGTAAGGATCCCACCACAGATCGCTACTCACAGCTCAAGGAGGAAGAAGCCAAGCTACGACTCGCGATGCGCACTCAGCACAAGGCGCAGCCCAAAAAGAAGAAGGCTGGCGCTGGTGAAGCTCTCATCGGTGGCGGCAATTCGTCCTATCAACATGATGATGGCAGTGATGACGAGAATGCCATTAGCCTTAGTGCTATCAAAAATCGCTATAAGAAGGGCGGCAGCGGTGGTCAATCGGAACCAAAAGCCTCAACCATTTACTCTTCCGATGACGACGAGGGCTCTGACTTTGAGGCGCGTCGCAGCAAAAAGGTGAATAAGGCCAAGGCTAGCAAAGCCCTACGCGACTCGGATAGCGAATCCGATGCTGGTAGCGGCAAAAGCGGGGCAGCAGGCAGTGCCGCAAGTGGaagtggcagcggcagcgacaacgaGAGCCGCAGAAGCGGCAGCAAATCTGGAAGTGGCAGCGGCAGTGGCTCTGATAGTGGCAGCGGCAGTGGCAGTGACAATGATGATTAG
- the LOC132784402 gene encoding DPH4 homolog, translated as MANVNFYELLNVPTTATFEELKRNYKQLILQCHPDKIQQQKQSEESNVGTVTVNANENDPNRESDNSNFNAINKAWNTLKDPIKRKLYDAELLQTKFQTHINIYATIALSDMQRVQVMEDEEEERAETNKSDKETATLSFAYAYNCRCGGQYVLDDESAQQQQQQVREGESEHLKASEMIVECSECSLMIIVKPVANKQYTADMTINV; from the coding sequence ATGGCAAACGTAAACTTCTACGAGCTGCTCAATGTACCGACAACGGCAACTTTTGAAGAGCTTAAGCGCAATTATAAGCAATTAATTCTACAATGCCATCCAGataaaattcaacaacaaaaacagagtGAAGAGAGCAATGTAGGAACTGTAACTGTAAATGCCAATGAGAACGACCCAAATCGAGAGAGTGACAACAGCAATTTTAATGCGATAAACAAGGCCTGGAATACACTAAAAGATCCCATAAAGCGTAAACTCTATGATGCCGAATTATTGCAGACCAAATTTCAAACGCACATCAACATTTATGCCACAATCGCATTAAGCGACATGCAGCGCGTACAAGTTATGGAAGACGAGGAGGAGGAAAGGGCTGAAACGAACAAATCAGACAAAGAGACGGCAACTCTGAGCTTTGCCTATGCGTACAATTGTCGCTGCGGCGGTCAATATGTGCTTGATGATGAGtcagcgcaacaacaacaacaacaagtacgagagggagagagtgagcATCTGAAAGCAAGTGAAATGATTGTTGAGTGCAGTGAATGTTCTTTGATGATTATTGTTAAACCAGTTGCGAATAAACAATATACAGCAGATATGACTATAAATGTGTAA
- the LOC132784406 gene encoding uncharacterized oxidoreductase TM_0325-like: MPSFKDKVIIVTGASSGIGAATAVHLSSLGGQLVIVGRNVAKLKETADNILAAGGSAALQLEADMNKESDVEQIVAATIKQFGKLDVLVNNAGIIELGSIENTSVEQYDRLMNTNVRAVYQLSILATPELIKTKGNIVNISSVNGIRSFPGVLAYNISKAAIDQFTRCAALELAPKGVRVNAVNPGVIITELQKRGGLNDEAYAKFVERAKETHALGRPGEAREVAAAIAFLASDEASFSTGISLPVDGGRHAMCPR, translated from the coding sequence ATGCCGAGTTTCAAAGATAAAGTCATCATTGTGACAGGTGCCAGCTCTGGCATTGGAGCAGCAACTGCTGTACATCTCTCTAGCCTTGGTGGGCAGCTTGTGATTGTGGGGCGCAATGTGGCAAAGTTGAAGGAAACTGCTGACAATATTCTAGCAGCTGGCGGATCAGCTGCTCTGCAACTAGAAGCGGACATGAACAAGGAGTCAGATGTGGAGCAGATAGTTGCAGCTACGATCAAACAATTTGGAAAACTTGATGTACTTGTCAACAATGCGGGCATCATCGAGCTGGGCAGCATAGAGAACACTTCAGTGGAGCAGTACGATCGCCTGATGAACACCAATGTAAGAGCTGTCTACCAATTGAGCATATTAGCCACCCCAGAGCTGATCAAGACCAAGGGCAACATTGTGAACATTTCCAGCGTGAATGGCATTCGATCCTTCCCTGGTGTACTAGCTTATAATATCTCCAAGGCGGCTATTGATCAGTTTACACGGTGCGCAGCTCTTGAATTGGCGCCCAAAGGAGTGCGCGTTAATGCCGTCAATCCTGGCGTGATTATTACGGAATTGCAAAAACGGGGCGGACTCAACGACGAAGCCTACGCCAAATTTGTTGAGCGTGCTAAGGAGACACACGCCTTGGGGCGACCAGGAGAAGCGCGGGAGGTGGCAGCTGCCATTGCCTTTCTTGCTAGTGATGAAGCCAGTTTCTCGACGGGCATAAGTTTGCCTGTGGATGGCGGTCGTCATGCTATGTGCCCTCGCTGA
- the LOC132785006 gene encoding protein lava lamp — protein sequence MNTPGVSLFQGAETLKVNSTLERQEEEEALQDQKRREAELGNLLENAFDDLDDDDNESTIDSTTNFPSSLLPPLPALPTAQPQHQQQLDYANGSNEMHKLKMLLESKTRELSNINKLATEAQKKTNDYLKRVTITEAELERARREKQHAHELLVDSKEKCSHLEDDVAKLRSDKKKLEAENTQLVGKLETAQTLLDDVQRKYAMVERDLHRHDDHTAELRLKQLEEQHRAQSELSQHQLSQLADQLDKKQQELDQMHMRYNALQSSHETMLLDKADKINELNTALDVAQRRCNQLTATPTFEAEYTRQQQCIADLHRQMGNMEQTIAELTDRLHGTSAEMDLMDTLMQQHQSDVSESPSQAKLQLPANQLIVSTPLNPVERLSKFKQDLYRTFGMMKSKREEVRKLEKQLDERNIELRSQRNIENKMLVELATMKDDNMRLESKVKVLHDQLEQRQQNASLSDRKFHSDLEELTKQRQEIEQRLEKANMELDELRREHEKLQRQHNELKDENSQLRMRSTADNLVLELERHKILLKDSRGEVDRLKKLYTDIANDKESLSYQLRKLSELDSSKELQEQRQQLAQLQCNLQLAELKSQELAKLLEAEKQRHERDLETVRLKYEKQKLDLEKVSKEGTMGNCSKCSEQLAEITKMEIQMLKLQNLSSLQAKQLTELSSEFDQLKSVKLELEEKLRLQQHYDSPVPQAGAAGDARAEEGSASPEFSQTRVKQIEQRVRDEMAKLFAAELKRSSTRLQQAEERSLCLHREYQLVCRDLMQRQTEVDLLKETILAERDQMKELLCDKDEKQKQMLQKCHDELQAKNQRIADLVREMDEQHASIESERCSMRALMTEWNKQKDTMGQLEEHWQQKMQTLHESNEEALRIAEKRYQSAKRTAQNYKLYADDKDAYMKRELDRIKQEYHDSLATIKAKMHQHLQSKQLQQQQQQEHQLPKAKTSTKNKENEPSNR from the exons ATGAACACCCCAGGAGTTAGCTTGTTCCAGGGAGCAGAGACCTTAAAAGTCAACTCAACGCTGGAGCGgcaggaagaagaagaagcgttGCAGGATCAAAAAAGGCGTGAAGCGGAG CTGGGTAATTTATTGGAGAATGCTTTTGATGATTTGGATGACGACGATAACGAGAGCACCATTGACTCCACTACAAATTTTCCGTCAAGTCTCTTGCCACCTTTGCCGGCGCTTCCAACGGCACAACcccaacaccaacagcaattAGATTATGCAAATGGTAGCAATGAAATGCATAAGCTGAAAATGTTATTGGAATCGAAGACCCGCGAGCTGAGTAACATCAACAAGCTAGCAACGGAGgcgcaaaagaaaacaaacgaTTACCTTAAGCGTGTAACCATCACAGAGGCGGAGCTCGAGCGGGCGCGACGGGAGAAGCAGCATGCCCACGAATTGCTCGTCGATAGCAAGGAGAAGTGTTCACATCTCGAGGATGATGTTGCCAAACTCCGTAGCGATAAAAAGAAGCTAGAGGCAGAAAACACACAGCTGGTGGGTAAGCTGGAGACGGCACAAACGCTGCTGGACGATGTTCAGCGCAAGTACGCGATGGTCGAACGTGATCTGCACAGACATGACGACCACACTGCCGAGCTACGACTGAAACAGCTGGAAGAGCAGCATCGCGCTCAGTCGGAGCTAAGCCAACATCAGCTAAGCCAGTTGGCGGATCAGCTGGATAAGAAGCAGCAGGAGCTTGACCAAATGCATATGCGCTATAATGCGCTGCAGTCGAGCCATGAGACCATGCTGCTGGACAAGGCCGACAAGATCAACGAGCTAAATACGGCGCTGGATGTAGCGCAGCGTCGCTGCAACCAATTGACAGCCACTCCCACCTTTGAGGCGGAGTATACGCGTCAGCAGCAATGTATCGCTGATCTGCACAGGCAGATGGGTAACATGGAGCAGACGATTGCCGAGTTGACGGATCGCTTGCATGGCACCTCAGCTGAGATGGATTTAATGGACACACTTATGCAGCAGCACCAATCAGATGTATCGGAGTCCCCAAGTCAAGCCAAGCTTCAGTTACCAGCTAATCAGCTAATCGTGAGCACACCATTGAATCCTGTTGAACGTCTTAGCAAATTTAAACAGGACCTGTACCGAACCTTTGGAATGATGAAGAGCAAACGGGAAGAGGTGCGCAAGTTGGAGAAGCAGCTAGATGAGCGAAATATTGAATTGCGTTCGCAACGCAATATTGAGAACAAAATGCTGGTGGAGTTGGCCACCATGAAGGACGACAATATGCGCCTGGAGTCCAAAGTGAAAGTGTTGCATGATCAATTAGAGCAACGGCAGCAGAATGCTTCACTCAGTGACAGAAAGTTCCACAGTGATCTTGAAGAATTGACAAAGCAACGTCAAGAGATCGAACAGCGTTTGGAGAAAGCTAATATGGAGTTGGATGAGTTGCGGCGCGAGCATGAGAAGCTGCAGCGTCAACACAATGAGCTTAAAGATGAGAATAGCCAGTTGCGAATGCGTTCAACGGCTGATAACTTGGTGTTGGAGCTGGAGCGGCACAAGATACTGCTGAAGGATTCCAGAGGCGAGGTGGATCGCTTAAAGAAATTGTACACCGACATTGCCAACGACAAGGAAAGTCTCAGTTATCAGCTGCGCAAACTAAGCGAATTGGATAGCTCTAAGGAGCTGCAAGAGCAGCGTCAACAGTTGGCGCAACTTCAGTGCAATCTGCAGCTGGCTGAGCTCAAATCACAGGAGCTGGCCAAACTACTCGAAGCGGAGAAGCAACGGCATGAACGAGATCTCGAGACGGTGCGCTTGAAATACGAAAAACAGAAACTCGACCTAGAAAAGGTATCCAAGGAAGGTACGATGGGTAATTGCAGCAAATGCAGCGAACAGCTAGCTGAGATTACCAAG ATGGAAATCCAGATGCTCAAGTTGCAGAATCTTAGCTCGTTGCAGGCAAAGCAACTTACGGAGCTGTCCTCTGAATTCGATCAATTAAAATCAGTGAAGTTGGAACTTGAGGAGAAGTTAAGGCTGCAGCAGCATTACGACAGTCCGGTACCACAAGCGGGCGCCGCTGGTGATGCTAGAGCGGAAGAAGGCTCAGCATCGCCAGAGTTCTCTCAGACTCGTGTCAAACAAATCGAGCAGCGAGTGCGTGATGAGATGGCCAAATTGTTTGCCGCCGAGTTGAAGCGTTCATCGACGCGTCTGCAGCAGGCGGAGGAGCGTAGTTTGTGTTTGCATCGTGAGTATCAGCTGGTTTGTCGCGATCTGATGCAGCGCCAAACCGAGGTGGATTTGCTCAAAGAAACAATACTTGCGGAGCGCGATCAAATGAAGGAGCTGCTGTGTGACAAGGAtgagaagcagaagcaaatgCTGCAAAAGTGTCACGACGAGTTGCAGGCAAAAAATCAGCGCATTGCTGACTTGGTACGTGAGATGGACGAGCAACATGCGAGCATCGAATCGGAGCGGTGCTCCATGCGAGCCCTAATGACAGAATGGAATAAACAAAAGGATACAATGGGACAGTTGGAGGAACACTGGCAGCAGAAGATGCAGACACTGCACGAAAGCAACGAGGAGGCGCTGCGCATTGCCGAGAAGCGTTATCAGAGCGCAAAGCGAACTGCCCAAAATTATAAGCTCTATGCTGACGATAAGGATGCTTACATGAAACGCGAGCTCGATCGCATCAAGCAGGAGTATCACGATTCGTTAGCCACGATTAAGGCGAAAATGCATCAGCATTTACAAAgcaagcaactgcaacagcagcagcaacaggaacatCAGCTACCGAAGGCCAAAACTAGTACGAAGAATAAGGAGAATGAACCCAGCAATCGGTAG
- the LOC132784399 gene encoding uncharacterized oxidoreductase TM_0325-like: MPSFKDKVIIITGASSGIGAATAVHLASLGGKLVIVGRNVKKLKETADNILAVGGSAALQLEVDMNKEADVEQIIPATIKHFGKLDVLVNNAGIIELGSIETTSLEQYDRIMNTNVRAVYQLTILATPELIKTKGNIVNVSSVCGLRSFPGVLAYNVSKSAVDQFTRCVALELASKGVRVNCVNPGVIITELQKRGGLDDDAYAKFLERSKETHALGRPGEVGEVAAAIAFLASEDASFSTGVNLPVDGGRHAMCPR; the protein is encoded by the coding sequence ATGCCGAGTTTTAAGGACAAAGTGATCATTATAACAGGTGCCAGCTCTGGCATCGGAGCAGCAACTGCCGTGCACTTGGCCAGTCTTGGAGGAAAGCTTGTGATTGTAGGGCGTAATGTGAAGAAGCTGAAGGAAACTGCCGACAATATTCTGGCAGTAGGAGGATCAGCTGCGCTTCAACTAGAAGTAGACATGAACAAGGAGGCAGATGTAGAGCAGATAATTCCAGCTACAATTAAACATTTTGGCAAACTGGATGTGCTTGTGAACAATGCCGGCATCATTGAGCTGGGTAGCATAGAGACCACTTCCTTGGAGCAGTATGATCGCATTATGAACACCAATGTGAGAGCTGTCTATCAATTAACCATCCTAGCCACTCCAGAGTTGATTAAAACCAAAGGTAACATTGTGAACGTGTCCAGTGTGTGCGGCTTGCGGTCTTTTCCCGGCGTGCTCGCCTACAACGTGTCCAAGTCAGCGGTGGATCAATTCACACGTTGTGTGGCTCTGGAACTAGCGTCGAAAGGAGTGCGTGTTAACTGTGTTAACCCTGGCGTGATTATCACAGAATTACAGAAGCGCGGCGGCTTGGATGATGATGCGTACGCCAAGTTTCTAGAACGCTCCAAGGAGACGCATGCATTGGGTCGCCCGGGAGAGGTGGGCGAGGTGGCTGCAGCCATCGCATTCTTGGCCAGCGAAGATGCCAGCTTCTCGACGGGTGTCAACTTGCCCGTCGATGGGGGTCGTCATGCAATGTGCCCGCGTTGA
- the LOC132784400 gene encoding 3-oxoacyl-[acyl-carrier-protein] reductase FabG-like: MSSFKDKVIIVTGASSGIGAGAAVHLASLGGLLTIVGRNVDKLKETADKIVAVGGSPALQLQADMNNEADVENIVTATLEKHGRIDVLVNNAGILETGTIENTSLAQYDRVMNTNIRAVYQLTMLATPELIKTKGNIVNVSSVNGIRSFPGVLAYNVSKAAVDQLTRCVALELASKKVRVNSVNPGVIITEIHKRGGMNDATYQQFLEHSKTTHAMGRPGDVTEVAQAIAFLASDAASFTTGVSLPVDGGRHAMCPR, from the coding sequence ATGTCAAGCTTCAAGGACAAAGTAATTATAGTAACAGGTGCTAGCTCCGGTATAGGAGCAGGAGCTGCTGTCCACCTGGCCAGTCTAGGAGGCCTACTCACAATCGTGGGTCGCAATGTGGACAAACTGAAGGAAACTGCCGACAAAATTGTGGCAGTTGGAGGTTCTCCTGCGTTACAACTACAAGCGGACATGAACAACGAGGCCGATGTGGAAAATATTGTTACGGCAACGCTTGAGAAACACGGGCGTATCGATGTGCTTGTCAACAATGCTGGCATCTTGGAAACCGGTACCATTGAGAACACTTCGTTAGCTCAATACGATCGCGTGATGAACACAAATATACGTGCCGTTTATCAATTAACTATGCTGGCCACTCCCGAGTTGATCAAGACCAAAGGTAACATAGTTAACGTTTCCAGCGTAAATGGCATTCGATCCTTCCCTGGCGTGCTGGCGTACAATGTGTCTAAGGCAGCAGTGGATCAATTGACTCGCTGTGTGGCTCTCGAGCTGGCATCCAAGAAAGTTCGCGTCAATTCAGTTAATCCTGGTGTTATTATAACGGAGATTCACAAACGCGGCGGCATGAATGATGCTACCTATCAACAGTTCTTGGAGCACTCTAAAACCACTCATGCCATGGGTCGCCCTGGCGATGTCACCGAGGTAGCGCAGGCAATCGCTTTCTTGGCCAGCGATGCTGCCAGCTTTACAACTGGCGTTAGTTTACCTGTGGATGGAGGAAGGCATGCGATGTGCCCACgttaa